TGGCTCCGATAAAACGGCCTCGCGGGTTGACCCGATCGCGCAGAGGGAACGGAAGGGTATCGTAATGGGCACAGAGAAGAATACGTTCCGTCCGCTCTGGGAAAAACCTGGCAATCAGGTTAGCCATCGGCACCGGATCACCAGTGCGAGGATCCCGCCCGGAAAATCGCTGCAATTCCACTTCGGCTCCCAGCTCAGCAAAATGTTTGAGAAGGAGCTCCTGCTGCTTGGCCATCCCAGGCGAGCCGCTGGGTCGAGGTCCTATCTCGCACAATTGCTCGAGATACCGAAATGCCCGCGCGCCGTCAAAAGGAATCTGCTCAAGTCGCCAGTGAGACACCCTGCCGGTCCCGCGGGGAAGAAATTGCCACAAAAGCAGGCCTGAGCCAAAAGCAAATAGAAGAAAGACACCTGCGCCTCCGATCAACCGCGCCAAACTGGCTTGATGCCGGAGCCGAAAAAAATAACCAGAGTGCTCACCAGCAACCAGACGCGCCAAACCTGCGTTCGGCTCCTCGACCGAAGGTACTCCGAAACAGAAGCCACCCGTCTGCCCGAGGGGCTGTCTTTCTCCCGAGAGAATACACGACCCGCTTTCCCCGGGGTGTTATTCCCCAACAAAGGGCAGCAGCGCCATGATCCGCGCCCGCTTGATAGCCTTGCTAATGGCGTGCTGGCTCTTCGCAGCACAACCGGTCTTGCGGCGGCCCACGATTTTACCCTGTCGGTTGGTCAGCTTTTTCAGCAGTTCCACGTCCTTGTAGTCCACATAAAGAGGGCGTGGGTACTGCCCGTCCACCATCAAGGGGTCACGCTTTCGACGCTTTGCTCGAATTCTCTTCTTCGCCATATCGATTCGCCAGTCAAATCACCGCATGGATGTCCGAAAACAACTGGTTTTTCGCTTTTTCAGTCCCAAGAGGTTCGCCAAAGCTCCAGTATAAAGCGGAGGACCGCACAAGCCAAGGGAAGGGGCAACCTTAACCATCCCCACTCTTTGAGGAGCCGCGACATGCAGGATATGGGGGCAATTCATGAATTGCCCTTTCTGGACTCCGATGCATTTGGGTCTGACAGATGTGTTGCCGGGGGATTCGTGAATCACCCCGGCTGTTTAAGTTTGACCAGCAACTGAGCCCAGCAACTGGAACGCGATCGATGAAGTGGATGATCCCAAATGCGGACCTGACAAGCAGGTCCCTCCGAAGAGTCCCTCCGAAGAGTCGGAGGGGCACGCTTGTCGTGCCCACTGAAACGTAAGAGAGAATCCAGCGGTGGAAAGCGGACGTGACAAACACATCCCTCCCGAAGCGGACGTGACAAACACGTCGCGCCGGACTGAAACTCGCTCCCGCCCCCAGCCTGATTAAGCTCCGCACCCCTGCGCTGCGAATCGCGAAACGGTGGCGATGGGCGACTACGGGCACGGCGTAGCGCTCTGGCGGGCCGCTCGCAGCTCGGCCAAAGTCTGCTGAATGTTGGCGAGCTCTTCCTCTTCGAGAGGTTCCAGCTTTTTCGCTCCGAGTGCCCTGGCCAGGGCCTCCAGCTCCTGAATGACCGGCTCGGCATCGCGGCCCATCGTGAGGAGTATTTCCGTGGCCTCCTCGCGGTAAATGCCTCCACGGATGTCAGAAATGAGGCTGTTCTTGAGGGGTTCGAAGGAGCCGCCGAGACGCCAGATCGCCCAACAGGCAGCCGATGCCGGATAAATCGGCCGACGAGCATGGGATTTTTCGATCGCCTCGCGCGCAGGCCCGGCCACATCAGGTCCCAACCGACCCAATGCCAGCACGGCCTGTTCGCGGACAGGTTGCACCACATCATCGACCGCTTCGGTCAATGCCTGAACGGCGTCGGGGCCGATTTTCGGGCCAATCTTGCCGAGAGCAGCAGCAGCGTTGCGTTTCACCGAAGCGGCCCCATTTTTCAGCCGATCAACGAGGTCCGGTACGGCGGGAAGGGCCGGTTCACCAATTGCCCCCAGCGCGCGACACGCCCAATACTGGGTGTGAAAATCCTCATGGTAGAGGGCCTTGCGAAGCACCGGGACAGCCGGGGCCGCCGCCGGACCGATTGCCATGAGAGCCCCCACGGCCTGCCGGCGATTGACCACATTATCTTCCTGGATCAGCTCAATCAACTTAGGAACAGCCGGTGCTGCGGCCGACCCCAGCTCCGAGTACGCCACGCAGAGCACGGCCTTTTTCTCCGGCGAGGCGTTCGTCCACTCCGCATCGAGAATCGGTAGCGCCTGTGCGCCGAATTTCCCAATTGCCTGAAAGGCAAGGATCCAGTTGGGCAGGTCGTCCACCTGCGCCCCATCTTTCTGCGCCAGTTCCAGCAGCTTGGGGACCGCGACGTCGGCATGTGCGGGTGCCAGCTTGCCGACGGCCACGATGGCCCTGGTTCTCACTGTGTCACGGGGATCACCAAGAGCTGTGAGAAGCACGGGTACCGCGTCTTGCCCCAGGGATTTCAGCGCCGCAACCGCCTGGAGTTTGCTGGCTTCGTCTCCCTCCGTGAGCATTCGTCGGCACTCCTCAAGGGAAGGCCGCGCCTGTCCAGCGGGTGCCGGTGAGGGCGATTCCTCGGCCCCGGCTACCGTGGTGGTATCGGCAAATCCCCACAAACTCAGCGCCAGGATGGCCGCCAACACTGATCGCCACGACCATAAACGGGTATCACATACATTTCTCATCAATGGATTGGGCCAAGGAGGAGAAATTCTAACACCATGCGCACCCAGACGAGCCGAAATTCTCATAACCAGCCTTTCATAAAGAGTTGAGCGAGCCTGTACTACCTCCACCTTTTTTCCGGCGGAGCAAATCCTCCGCACTCGGCCGGTGGGCTGTGCTCATTATTTCCCAGGACCCGCGTGATGCCAAGCGCCAAAAGGCAAATTTCGCAAATTACCTGCGATGGCCCTTTTACCCGCATACGGTTACAAGCCAGAAAGCCCACAACGGGAAAGATATGCAGATTTAGGGTGCAGGGCTCGCATCCCCAAGCGCCGCACTCAACCACTTCAGGTAATCCGCGCTTCCCAGTGAAATGGGCACCGCGATGATTTCTGGCACCTGATAAGGATGCATCTGGCGGATGCGTTGCTCAAGTTGAGCATAGCGAGATGCCGCGGTCTTTATCAAACACAGCCATTCATCGGCCGATTCCACTTTACCCTGCCATTGGTACACGCTGTGGATCGGACCGGCAATTTGGACACAGCCTGCCAGCGCCTCCTCCACGAGAGTCTGGGCCACTCGCGCGGCTGACTCACGATCGGGAAACGTTACAAAGACCTGGAGAAAAGAGCTTAGCTGCTCCGTCATGGACTAAGCACCCCCCATCGCAGAAAACGCTGTTGGTCCTTTTCCCCTCCTCCCGTAACTCGGCAAGGCGACTTGCGGCATCCCGCGAAAGAGAGAATCAACCAATACAGGTCACGATTGCGCTGTCTCTTAGGAAGGACTCTGGGTATCGCTCGGGGCGCCACCCTGCCCAGAGGGCTGCGCATGCGTTTTGTCCCGGGCCTGTCGCGCTACCTCCAAAGCCGACGGCTTGTACTCCACGTGCTGAGGGCCCTCTTTGGGGACCGAAGCCGGAGAAGCCGCCCCTTCGGGCGTTTTGGAAGCAGGCGGATCAACCACCCGCAAGTCATCCAGGTCAATATCGTACCAACCGCGATCGGCACCAGAATCGAACTGGACAAGCGCCCGCCCATTCCAGTTGATTGTGATAACCCGGCCGATTTTCCCTTTGAATCGAGCAAGTTCCGGGCGCGGGCTATTCACGGTGACGTACTGGTCCGTGTATTCCAGTCGCAAGTTCTGGATGCGGTCGTAGTCCATATCGGCCGCCATGTTCACCTCTCACTTCATGCAGGGATCGGTCACCTCGGAGCCGGCCAACGGACCCCACAATGGGGGTCTCCTCTACCGGACCGTCTTCGCTTACCTCAATTGGACTTCACCGGTGAACGGAAACGGGCGGCGTCTTCCGCGGCTTTCCACCGAAGGTAGGCGTCAAGGAATCCCTGAATTTCACCATCCATGACCGCCTGGAAGCTGGTTTCGGTATGACCCGTGCGGGCATCCTTGATCCGCTGTTCCGGATGCTGGAAGTAACTGCGGATTTGCGAACCGAACCCCACTTTGGGAGCCGCCTCGTATTTGGCCGCCATCTCGGCTTCACGCTTTTCTTCTTCCAGACGCGCCAGTTTTGCGCGAAGCATCTTCATCGCCATGGCGCGATTCTGGTGCTGACTCCGCTCACTCTGGCAGGCCACGACTATGCCTGTGGGGATGTGCGTAATCCGTACCGCGCTGGACGTTTTATTGACGTGTTGTCCGCCGGGACCGCTTGCCCGGAACACATCCTCCTCGATGTCCTCTTCCCGAATTTCGATTTCCGTATCGTTTTTCACTTCGGGTGTGACGTCCACCGCAGCGAAGCTCGTTTGTCGTTTGCCTTCCGCGTTGAAGGGGCTGATCCGCACAAGACGGTGAATGCCCGTCTCGCCTTTGAGATACCCATAGGCCATCGGTCCGCGGATCGCGATGGTGGCACTGTTGATACCGGCTACGTCGTTATCCACGCGATCCAGCAATTCCACTTCGTAGCCGTTGGCTTCCGCCCAGTTGATATACATCCGCAAGAGCATTTCTGCCCAATCATGGGCATCGGTTCCACCATCCCGGGCATTGATGCTCACGATGGCATTGCACGAGTCGTGAGGCCCATTGAGCAGGGACTTGACTTCCAGCTCATTTACCAGCTTTTCCAAACGCTGGAGCGCCTCAGGCAACTCCGCGGCGATTTCCGGAGATTCTTCGCCCAGTTCGATCATGGCGTCCACGTCCTCAAGCTCCTTGAGCGCCTGATCCATCGGCTTGAGGACCGCGCGGAGTTCCTTCAGCTCGGAAACCAGGGCCTGGGATTTCTCGGGATCCGCCCAGAAGGAGGGCTGGCTCATCGCCTGTTCGATCTCAGTCTCCCTAGCTTTGCGATGAGCGTAGTCAAAGGGAGTCCCGAAGCTGCAGCAAACGTTCCCGAATAGCCTCTGCACGATTGACAAGTTCTCGTTCCATCGGCGATCTCCGCAGATCTTCTCCAAAAACGGGATGGATGAAGATTGTTAATCAAATTCTTCGCTGCAAAGTTTGCGCCACCGAAAGGACCGCGATAACTGACTGCCGTCCTTTGAAATTGTAGGCACACCGGAGCAACACGAGAACCTTTTCTCTGACCCTGTCTCTTGCCGCGCCCCCCCACCTCTGACAATTGCAGAGCGATTGCCGTCCGGTCGCGCGAATTTGGCAAGCGGCCAGGTCGATTATTTCAAGTTTAACATGCCTGACAAGATTGGTACACTCGGCCTTTCGGAACCTCTACAATCATGGAGAACCAATGGTGAACCGAACTCGCGGGCTGCTCGTGGGAGCCCCAGTGGCCACTCAGATTGCCACAATCCAAGGGGATTCGATGATTGACATTAACGAGTACGATTATGAGCTGCCGAAACACCTGATTGCCCAGCGGCCTCTGCCGAACCGGGCCGACGCTCGGCTTATGGTCGTGGATCGGCGGTCGCAGACCATCGAGCACCGCCACGTGCGGGATCTGCCCGAGATCCTCCAGCCGGGCGACATCCTAGTCTTAAACAACACTCGGGTGGTTCCGGCACGGCTGGTGGGTTACCGGACCGAGACCCGCGGTCGCTGGGAAGGCCTATTCGTGGAGGCCGATCCCAGTGGCGTCTGGCAGGTGATTGGGAAAACCCGCGGTAAGCTCCGGCCGGGTGAGACCATCACGCTTGTCAATCGGGAAGGGCGGGACGATATCAAGCTCTTTGTTATCGGCAAGATTGCAGACGGGGGCTGGCTGGTCAGTCCCGATACCAGTGAGGACACCTGGCAGACCCTGGAACGCCTCGGTCGGGTGCCGCTTCCCCCCTACATTCGCGGGGGCCAGATGATGGAAGAAGACCGAACCCGCTACCAAACGGTCTACGCCCAGGTCCCCGGATCCGTAGCCGCTCCCACAGCCGGGCTCCATTTCACCCCGCAACTTTTGAACAGCCTTCGCACACAGGGGGTCAAGATCGTTTTCGTGACCCTCCATGTGGGGTTGGGAACCTTCGTCCCGATCAAAACCTCGCAAATCGAAGAACATAAAATGCACTCCGAATGGGGTGAGATCGCTCCGGAGGTGGCGGAGGAAATCAACGCTGCCCGTAAGGAAGGGGGCCGGGTGGTGGCTGTGGGCACGACGGTGACGCGACTTCTGGAAACGGCTGCCGCCAGTGGTGAACTGAAGCCATTTGCCGGGCGAACCGACCTCTACATCCGCCCGCCGTATCAGTTCAAAATTGTGGACGCCCTGATGACCAACTTTCATCTTCCTAAAACCACCCTGCTGGTTTTGGTACGGACCTTTGGAGGAGATGAGTTAATTAAGCGTGCCTATGACGAAGCAATTCGAGAGGAGTATCGGTTTTACAGCTACGGCGACGCCATGCTGATCCTGTAGAATTCTCGTTCAGCGAGAGAATAGGGTGCGGTTTTCGATAATCCATCGCTTTCATCAGGAAGAAAGTGAGGTTTCCCAGTATGCCGCGGGATCCGATGGATGAAGAAGTTCTCGTCATTCCCACTAGCTACTTTCACGAGTTAGGGTATTTCCAGGGCTTCACCAATCGCGTGGAACGTTATGTTCCCCGCATCTTTTCACCGGAAAAGACATCCTTCCGGGCCCGCCGGTTGGTGGAGCCGGATCCGTCCTTCAAGCAGATCATCCCGTATGCCATCCTTGCCTGGCGAAACGGTGCAGGATGGGAAGTTTTTCACTACACCCGGGGAAGCGGCCAGGGAGAAAGCCGCTTGCGGCGAAAGCGAAGCATAGGGATTGGGGGCCATATTGCTCGCGAGGATGCAGCGAATGGCACGGATGCATTTCACCATGCGTTGCTGCGAGAAATCAACGAAGAGGTGATCATCGGCTCGCCCTATATCCTGGAGTGCGTCGGACTCATCAACGACGACCAGACCGAGGTCGGAAGGGTGCATCTCGGCGTGGTCTATCGGCTGTCGCTGGAAGAACCGGTGGTAACTCCGCGTGAAGTCGATGTGGTGGGGCACGGATTTGCCCCTCCCCAGCAACTCGCGAACAATTGGACAGAGTTCGAAACGTGGTCCCAAATCGCGTTGGAGGGTGTTTTTGGAGTGGTCCCTCCCGGGCAAGCAGATCAGCGCACAGCGTGAGTCGCGCTTAATGGTGCAAACGCCCATCTATCTTGACAACCATGCCACGACCCGGTGCGATCCCCGGGTGCGGGATGTGATGCTGCCATATTTCTGTGAAGAATTTGGGAACGCCGCTTCCATCACCCATGTGTTTGGAGAAAGGGCTAAAGACGCGGTCGAGAAAGCAAGGGAAACAATTGCAGCAGCGGTGGATGCTGATCCCCGGGAAGTGATTTTCACAAGTGGGGCCACCGAAAGTAACAATCTCGCCATTTTAGGAGTCGGTCGCTGTCTTCCGCCTGGGTCTCACCTGGTCGCCTCCTCAATCGAGCACCCCTCTGTTCTGGAACCTTTGCAGAAGCTGAGCGAGGAAGGCCATACCGTCACCCTGGTCCGCCCGGTCCAAAACGGTGATCCTCAGGCGGGGCGGGTCTTGGCCGAATCTGTGGAAGAGGCTTTGAAGCCGAATACGCGGCTGGTTTCAATTATGGCGGCCAACAACGAGATAGGCTCAGTCCAGCCGATTCGAGAAATCGCCGCTCTCTGTCGAGAGCGCGGCATTATTTTCCATGTGGACGCCGTGCAGGCTCTTGGCA
This is a stretch of genomic DNA from Thermogutta terrifontis. It encodes these proteins:
- the rpsR gene encoding 30S ribosomal protein S18; protein product: MAKKRIRAKRRKRDPLMVDGQYPRPLYVDYKDVELLKKLTNRQGKIVGRRKTGCAAKSQHAISKAIKRARIMALLPFVGE
- a CDS encoding HEAT repeat domain-containing protein, with the protein product MLAAILALSLWGFADTTTVAGAEESPSPAPAGQARPSLEECRRMLTEGDEASKLQAVAALKSLGQDAVPVLLTALGDPRDTVRTRAIVAVGKLAPAHADVAVPKLLELAQKDGAQVDDLPNWILAFQAIGKFGAQALPILDAEWTNASPEKKAVLCVAYSELGSAAAPAVPKLIELIQEDNVVNRRQAVGALMAIGPAAAPAVPVLRKALYHEDFHTQYWACRALGAIGEPALPAVPDLVDRLKNGAASVKRNAAAALGKIGPKIGPDAVQALTEAVDDVVQPVREQAVLALGRLGPDVAGPAREAIEKSHARRPIYPASAACWAIWRLGGSFEPLKNSLISDIRGGIYREEATEILLTMGRDAEPVIQELEALARALGAKKLEPLEEEELANIQQTLAELRAARQSATPCP
- the cutA gene encoding divalent-cation tolerance protein CutA, which gives rise to MTEQLSSFLQVFVTFPDRESAARVAQTLVEEALAGCVQIAGPIHSVYQWQGKVESADEWLCLIKTAASRYAQLEQRIRQMHPYQVPEIIAVPISLGSADYLKWLSAALGDASPAP
- the prfB gene encoding peptide chain release factor 2 (programmed frameshift) encodes the protein MERELVNRAEAIRERLLQLRDSLDYAHRKARETEIEQAMSQPSFWADPEKSQALVSELKELRAVLKPMDQALKELEDVDAMIELGEESPEIAAELPEALQRLEKLVNELEVKSLLNGPHDSCNAIVSINARDGGTDAHDWAEMLLRMYINWAEANGYEVELLDRVDNDVAGINSATIAIRGPMAYGYLKGETGIHRLVRISPFNAEGKRQTSFAAVDVTPEVKNDTEIEIREEDIEEDVFRASGPGGQHVNKTSSAVRITHIPTGIVVACQSERSQHQNRAMAMKMLRAKLARLEEEKREAEMAAKYEAAPKVGFGSQIRSYFQHPEQRIKDARTGHTETSFQAVMDGEIQGFLDAYLRWKAAEDAARFRSPVKSN
- the queA gene encoding tRNA preQ1(34) S-adenosylmethionine ribosyltransferase-isomerase QueA, with the protein product MVNRTRGLLVGAPVATQIATIQGDSMIDINEYDYELPKHLIAQRPLPNRADARLMVVDRRSQTIEHRHVRDLPEILQPGDILVLNNTRVVPARLVGYRTETRGRWEGLFVEADPSGVWQVIGKTRGKLRPGETITLVNREGRDDIKLFVIGKIADGGWLVSPDTSEDTWQTLERLGRVPLPPYIRGGQMMEEDRTRYQTVYAQVPGSVAAPTAGLHFTPQLLNSLRTQGVKIVFVTLHVGLGTFVPIKTSQIEEHKMHSEWGEIAPEVAEEINAARKEGGRVVAVGTTVTRLLETAAASGELKPFAGRTDLYIRPPYQFKIVDALMTNFHLPKTTLLVLVRTFGGDELIKRAYDEAIREEYRFYSYGDAMLIL
- a CDS encoding phosphoesterase, whose amino-acid sequence is MPRDPMDEEVLVIPTSYFHELGYFQGFTNRVERYVPRIFSPEKTSFRARRLVEPDPSFKQIIPYAILAWRNGAGWEVFHYTRGSGQGESRLRRKRSIGIGGHIAREDAANGTDAFHHALLREINEEVIIGSPYILECVGLINDDQTEVGRVHLGVVYRLSLEEPVVTPREVDVVGHGFAPPQQLANNWTEFETWSQIALEGVFGVVPPGQADQRTA